In Campylobacter sp. RM16189, the DNA window AGGCATCAGACGAGCTATCTCGGCCTTTCTAGAGCCCGGCATAAAGGCAAATTTATTACTATCTATAAGAGTATTTTTACGCACTCTAAGCTCATCAAGCAATGGGTGTCCGACATAAATGCAGCGATTATAAAATTTTGCATCAAATGGTAAAATCGAAGCCAAGTTATCGCAATACTTTTCTACCTTTGCTACTCTTTTTGGCTTCCAAGCCCAAACCTGCGGCAATATATAATAAGTAATAGGAGCCTTAACGCCTGCCTCTTTTATCGCTTTTGCAAGAGGAAGATTAAATGCAGGAGAATCTATTAGCAAGATATGATCAGACTCTTTTGCTAGCTTTACCATCTCTTTTATAGCGCGCTTAGCTTTAAAATAAAGCGGCAATACTTCTACAAATCCCATTGCCGAAAATTCAGAACTCCTCATATAAGGCTTACCGAATTTCTCGTCAAAAATCCCTAAAATTTCATATTTAGGCAAAAATTCTAAAACCTCGGCCAAATGCAAATTTGCAGAAGGCTCAAGGCATGAAACTAATAGTTTTTTACTCATTTTTATCCAAATTTTTTAGCTTCATTATAGCCGATTTAGACTGAAAGTTAGGATTATTAAAAGATACAAGCCTTAAAACCAAATTTGTAAAAAAGGATATAATTAGCTCAATAAAATTTCAAAGGAAAATTTTGAGAGAGATTCTTATCACAAATGACGACGGATTTGAGGCAAAAGGGCTTCATGAATTAGCTAGAGCCTTAAGAGAGATACCAAACACAAATGTAACTATAGTGGCTCCAAGCTCTGAAAAATCAGCTTGCGCACACTCTTTGACACTTACAAAACCGCTTAGATTTATAAAAATAGATGATAATTTTTTCAAGCTTGACGACGCTACTCCAAGCGATTGCGTATACTTAGCGCTTCATGCCTTATATCATAAAAAGCCCGATTTAGTAATATCTGGCATAAATCACGGTGCAAATTTGGGCGAGGATATAACCTATTCCGGAACATGCGGAGCGGCGATGGAAGGAGTATTGCAAGGAATTAAATCAATCGCTTTTTCGCAATTTTATAAAAATGACAGCATAGAGATGCTTGGCTTTTCTCTAGCAAGAGAGATAGTAAAATTTATAGTGCCAAAAGTACTTGACAATCAGATAAATTTGCCTGATAGACAATTTTTAAACGTAAACATCCCAGCGGTTACTCCAAAAGAGTTTAAAGGTTATCAAGTTGTGCCGGTAGGCAGGCGAAGCTATGCTACTCACGCTACGCTTAACCGTAATCCAAGAGGGATAGAGTATTATTGGCTAGGAGTCGCTGCGCTTGATTATGAACAAGGCGAACCAAGCGATATAAGCGTTGTAAACGAAGGCTACGCGAGCCTAACACCTATAATGCTTGATATGACGGCTCACTCAAGCCTAGAAATTTTAAAAAAGAGCATAAAATGAGCGAGATAATAGATAGATTTACTCGCATAAGATGGCTTTTGGGCGATGAAAAATTCGCAAAACTTCAAAAGGCTAAAATTTTAGTTTGCGGAGTGGGCGGAGTGGGCGGTATCTGTGTAGATGCGCTCGCTCGCTCAGGTGCCCGGCACATCACCATCATAGACAAAGACACATTTGACATCACAAACCAAAATCGCCAAATTTACAGCGAAGCGACAGGAGTGGTGAAAGTAGATGAATTTGCTAAAATTTATCCTAATATCACGCCTATTTGCGAGCTTATAACGCCTAAATTTATAGAAAATTTTGACTTTAGCGAATTTGATGTCGTAGTAGATGCCATAGACGATATGGCGGCAAAAATCTCTCTTGCTAATGCTGCGTCCAAAAAAATAATAGCCTCTATGGGCGGAGCAAAACGCATAGACGCCTCACAAGTAAAAGTAGCCTCTGTATGGCAAACCTACAATGACCCTCTTGCTAGAAAATATAGAAGCGAGCTTAAAAGATCAGGATTTCAAGGCGACTTTGAAGTGGTATTTTCTACGGAATTACCTCAGTGTAAAGAGCTTGGAAGCTTTATGGGGGTGACGGCTGTCTTTGGACTAAATTTAGCAAGTCTTACAGTAAAGAAAATTTTAGCCTAAAATCTTTTGATCTCTACAACCTTGCCGGTATCACTTCTAAGAAAGTAAATTTGTTTGCGCCCGGTGTATATAACATTTCCTTTGATTGTTATATTTGAATCGGGCGAAGGCTTAATGGTGGTTAATTCACCTTTAAAAATAAATTCACCGATCTTTCTGCCTAACTCATCTTGCCACGATAGAGCACAAACCAACAAAATAATGGCGTAAAAAATTCGTATAAATTGTCTAAAAGGTGTATAGAAAATAAGATATCCGAATACAAAAGAGATCGGTAAAATCCAAAGCCAAGGCACACTATCTACAAAAATTATATTAAAATATTCAGATACTTTATAATAGTCAAAATAGCTTGTTTTAAGCCCGACAAAAAGAGTAAAAATAACTGCTAAAACGAATAAAATTCCTATAAAAAAAGCGTTTATAAACTTCATATCGGCTCCTTTATTGATAATTATATTAAATCTAGGCTTTGAATACAAAATTTTAAATATGTAACAAAAAGAAACTCAATTTAATCAAAAACTTAAGCTTAAATCTATTTAATTTTTAAAAAATTAATTTTAAACTATAATAGACCGCAAATAAATTTTTAAAATTTATAATTTACCACTAAGGAGTATATATGAAAGATTGCATTCAAGCAAATTCTTTTAGGCAGACAAGTAAAAGATATATATATATATATATCAGCGGCAGTAGCCTTATGGCTTCCGACAACGACAATAGCTAGTGACCTCACTCCCCCTAGCCTTAAAGGCAACAAAATCGCAGACTATTTCAATGAAGATATGGGAACGTCCTATCCATATAGAATAGGAACAAAAAATCCTCTAGTTATCAATGACAAAACAGACGCCAAAATAGACGGCTTTATATTTGGTGCATATAAAGAAAGCGAAGATGTAGGCGGTGTAAAAATAGACGTGGACGGCTATAACAACACAAACCCTATAAACATCATAGGCTCCGGATCCAATAGCGGTTTGGCAAGCAATAATACAATAAACATCAAAAACAAAACTAATATTTCTAAAGGATACGTTGTAGGCGGAGTATCATACGACAAAGACTCTACTAAAAATACGGTTACGGTAGAAAACTCGGTAATAGATAGCGCAGAAGGCGGAGCTAGTATCAAAGGAAAATCGGAATACAATAAACTAACCATCAAAAATTCTACGGTAGGAAGAGAGTCTGCAGGTAAAGACGAAGATACTGGATACACATCAGGGGGTTCTTCTGAAGCTTCTTCTGCTCACAATACTTTGATAGTAGAGAACTCAAATATGTACGGCGAAGTAAATGGCGGAGATGGGGATGAAAGAGCAAATTTCAACACTGTAATCGTTAGAAAGTCAAAAGTTTATAACAAAAGTATTGAAGGCGGGGATTCGTGGAAAGGTAAAGAGGCTAGAGGAAACAAAGCGGAGGTATTTGACTCTATCGTAAAAAGCATATATGGAGGAAAGTCTGACAACGGTTTGGTAGAGGAAAATACCGTAAATGTAGTAAATTCTAAAGGAAACGATATATTTGGCGGCTACTCCGATAAAAATTCGGCTAGTAAAAACGTAGTAAGCGTAAAAGACTCAAAATTTAATTCCATATACGGAGGCGCAAGCGGAAGTGGCAAAAATATAAACAACATAGTAAATTTATATGGGGATATAGAGGTTGCTAACTCTATACAGGGCGGACTTACGCATATAGACCAACACAACAAGATTAAAGCCGAATATACGACACTTGGCAATACTTTAAATATCCACTCTAAAAACGTAAAAACAGGATCTTTAAGCAACTTTGAAAAATATAATTTCTACCTTCCAAGTGATACGAAAAACGGCGATACGATAGTAACCATAACGGGAAAATACGATACTAATCTTATAGATACAAAAATAGGAGTAACTATAGAAGGCGACTCTCCTATGCTAAAGGCTAACGATAAAGTAAATCTGATAAAAAGTGAAGGTGAAGGCAAAATAATCACCGATGAAAAGATAAAAGTAGAGGCTATTAAGGGTGTAACTACAGTATATGACTTTAGCGTTAAAAAAGAGGGAGATAAAACTTTAGTAGCTACTTTAAATTCACTTCCTGAGCCTAAACCTCAACCACAACCAAAGCCTGAACAGCCTAAACCTGAGCCTAAACCAGAACCAAAGCCTGAGGGTAAGATCAACCAACAAGCCTACTCCTTACTAAGCGGTTCAGTAGCGTCTATGACTCTAAACAATAGACTAAATGACGGTATAAACGGAGCTATGATAGATATAAAACGAAGATTAGATAGCAAGCTGGTAGCGCATGCTGCAAATATACAAACCGACGCTATAAAGCCTACATATTACGATGCGGATCTTGGCGTAATTAGCTTTGCTAATATAAGCGGCTTTAGTTCAAACTACGACAAT includes these proteins:
- the lpxB gene encoding lipid-A-disaccharide synthase, whose amino-acid sequence is MSKKLLVSCLEPSANLHLAEVLEFLPKYEILGIFDEKFGKPYMRSSEFSAMGFVEVLPLYFKAKRAIKEMVKLAKESDHILLIDSPAFNLPLAKAIKEAGVKAPITYYILPQVWAWKPKRVAKVEKYCDNLASILPFDAKFYNRCIYVGHPLLDELRVRKNTLIDSNKFAFMPGSRKAEIARLMPIFREVAKKIDGVKQLVVPPHLMNELEIYGDIGEFEVVNNAPRALLQSEFAFICSGTATLQAALIATPFVLAYKAKSIDIFIARIFVKLKFIGLANIMLDFMGESKLHIELLQDEVTAENLLKAYESCDKNKFIEGCVKLRNYLNHGSAENVANIIKKD
- the surE gene encoding 5'/3'-nucleotidase SurE, with product MREILITNDDGFEAKGLHELARALREIPNTNVTIVAPSSEKSACAHSLTLTKPLRFIKIDDNFFKLDDATPSDCVYLALHALYHKKPDLVISGINHGANLGEDITYSGTCGAAMEGVLQGIKSIAFSQFYKNDSIEMLGFSLAREIVKFIVPKVLDNQINLPDRQFLNVNIPAVTPKEFKGYQVVPVGRRSYATHATLNRNPRGIEYYWLGVAALDYEQGEPSDISVVNEGYASLTPIMLDMTAHSSLEILKKSIK
- a CDS encoding ThiF family adenylyltransferase, with product MSEIIDRFTRIRWLLGDEKFAKLQKAKILVCGVGGVGGICVDALARSGARHITIIDKDTFDITNQNRQIYSEATGVVKVDEFAKIYPNITPICELITPKFIENFDFSEFDVVVDAIDDMAAKISLANAASKKIIASMGGAKRIDASQVKVASVWQTYNDPLARKYRSELKRSGFQGDFEVVFSTELPQCKELGSFMGVTAVFGLNLASLTVKKILA
- a CDS encoding isoleucyl-tRNA synthetase — protein: MKFINAFFIGILFVLAVIFTLFVGLKTSYFDYYKVSEYFNIIFVDSVPWLWILPISFVFGYLIFYTPFRQFIRIFYAIILLVCALSWQDELGRKIGEFIFKGELTTIKPSPDSNITIKGNVIYTGRKQIYFLRSDTGKVVEIKRF
- a CDS encoding autotransporter outer membrane beta-barrel domain-containing protein, encoding MGTSYPYRIGTKNPLVINDKTDAKIDGFIFGAYKESEDVGGVKIDVDGYNNTNPINIIGSGSNSGLASNNTINIKNKTNISKGYVVGGVSYDKDSTKNTVTVENSVIDSAEGGASIKGKSEYNKLTIKNSTVGRESAGKDEDTGYTSGGSSEASSAHNTLIVENSNMYGEVNGGDGDERANFNTVIVRKSKVYNKSIEGGDSWKGKEARGNKAEVFDSIVKSIYGGKSDNGLVEENTVNVVNSKGNDIFGGYSDKNSASKNVVSVKDSKFNSIYGGASGSGKNINNIVNLYGDIEVANSIQGGLTHIDQHNKIKAEYTTLGNTLNIHSKNVKTGSLSNFEKYNFYLPSDTKNGDTIVTITGKYDTNLIDTKIGVTIEGDSPMLKANDKVNLIKSEGEGKIITDEKIKVEAIKGVTTVYDFSVKKEGDKTLVATLNSLPEPKPQPQPKPEQPKPEPKPEPKPEGKINQQAYSLLSGSVASMTLNNRLNDGINGAMIDIKRRLDSKLVAHAANIQTDAIKPTYYDADLGVISFANISGFSSNYDNGNVDADGFNAIAGFAKSYDSSLLGAFLEYGYAKFDGDINAAKSDGKTKAIGVGALAKYNLDNNIYIDGHLRVGKNKTDYNSMFKTLGEVSYKTSAMYYGVGVGIGYLANIGAVGLDSKLGYSFTHVKDDDVEINKEKIKFNSINSNRVKFDTIISYNEFEKFAPYINAKLEYEFDGDSKLQTIQQPNGINLNQKGFSGGAGLGVKFTPSKASVINIEANQIVGKRDETSAKLGFALRF